ATCGAAATTCAAATCTGTTTCTGCCCTTCTAGGTTTTCTGAACGCCGCATCCTCTTTAGTTTTCACTGGATCCACAATATCGACGGGCGAAGTCGGTAATAAATCGACATTCTTCGCATAGCCTTTCATAGCCTTTGTATTAAGTAACgtgttcttcaatgttATATTTCTCCGAAGATCTTTGACTGCCTTCTTGGCTAATTTAAAAACAAAAGCCTTTTGTCGATGACCCTGTGATTCAATCAATGGCTTGGTCATTTGCGCCATTTGGGGCAACCCAATGGAAGACATCGCCATCGAACACAGAACCAATGCTGGTGCTATGTTCTCATGCATCTTTGTAGGACTTTTCGCATCCTCACCACTTCTACTAGTACTGAATAAAGTTGACTGAAGATTATTCAGCACTCTTCTCGCCACTTGGAAACCATAGGATTCTGGATCAGAGGAAAAGTCGGCCAATAAGGCTTGCAACTGCCAAAAAGTCAACAATGCAAAATGGGGATTCTCGTTCTTCAAGTCCAATATTAGTTCTTCCAAGGCCATAGACTCTGTTTCCACTGTCAGGAGTATCTGAACCAGTTGCGGGATATAGAATTGTAATTCAGAATGTGGGAAAGTAAGCAGTTTTTGACATAAGTAGTAATGGATCCCTATGTTATCAGCATGTTTGCACAACAGCTCAATGCAACTGTATATGGAGAGATGAGAGGAGTTAATATACTTTAACAACATCTCATTCTTATGGTTGGTGACCAGTTCGCTCAGATCATTGACCTTAGCAGGAGTTTCGTCGTTCATAGAAGGATACCACTATACTATGTTCTTCCCGGAGCCACAAAATAAAAGAAAAAACCTGGAGCAAGGGCAATTGCACAATTGTCCACTAATTACACACTGGTCAAAACGATTCGACTACGCACCAGTCTCCCAAACCCACCATCATAGTGATCGATCTTTAATAGTAAATGTGTCTATTATTATTACTAGTGAAGAAAATCCCACGTTAAAAGTGATGATTATACCAATTATATCCCAAATGTTGAATCTATTAATGATGTTGAACTTATATTACAGATGCTTGATGTTTGATTAACATGCTTGTTTATGCCATAATAGACCAGAATTTTTCCCATAAATTCTGgggttcttcttcttcccagATGATAcattcaatttctcttctATCTGTGTCAATGTCGATATCTTCCAGTTTCCATAAGAACCTACATCTGTAGTAGAGCTGGCAACCGATTAGAAGGACAACCAGAATGATCAGGGAGATGTATGCAGTGAAAAACCCAGAAACGtcaaattttggagaaaatgCTTCGAAACCTTGAATGAATATAATCACTGTAACGAAAAATGCAGCGTAGTAAGCACCCCATGGCATCAGCTTGGCTTTAAAAGGTAGATCGTCTCTTGAAATACCACGGAATTTGAGTGCTTGCATGAACCTGATGTGAGAAAGAGAGATGAATAACCACGCGCATAATCCAGCCAATGTAGAAATATTGATCAACCAGTTGAAGGCGGTGTTAGCGTTGTTGTTGACCACTAAGAAGGCAAGTAGTCCTAGTAAAGAGGTAGCGATGACCCCAAGGTATGGAACACCATGTCGAGTAACATATCCAAACTGTTTTGGAGCATTACCGGTTTGAGACAATGCGTATAAAACACGAGAGCCCACATATACGTTGGAATTTGCAGCGGAAATGATCGTGAGCATCACGACAGCATTAAAGATGTGTGGAAGCACTCTAGTACCTGCGTTTTGAATCGAGATAACAAACGGAGAAGAAGCGATCACTGCAACGTTACTGGCTAAACGAGGATCGTTGAATGGAACTAACATACCGACAAAGAACAACGACATGATGTAGAAAATAACAATTCTGAATACAACTTTGTTGATAGCTCTTGGCACAGATTTTCTTGGGTTAGCAGCCTCACCCGCCGTGATACCAACCAATTCGGTACCTTGGTAAGTGAACGCAGCATTAATTAGCGAAGACACCCAACCTAGGAACCTACCTTCATTTTTGTCATCAGAGATAATTCCTGGTCCCCAAGGACCGGGATTTCTCCAATAACGGAACCCAATGGGTCCCTGGGAAGAACCACCACAAACAATAACCAAGGCGTAGATCAAATAACCGACAATAGCGATCACTTTGATAGATGCAACCCAGAACTCAATCTCACCGTATACCTTAACGGGGAAAAAGTTCAACAGCGAAACGAAAACCCAAAAGATGGCGATCCAAGCAGCCAACGGCACAGCAGATGTCCAGAATTGAATCACTTGCCCAATAACAGAAATCTCCACAGCATAAGTGATAGCCCAATTAAACCAGTACATATACCCATTGGCCACACCAAACGCTGGAGAAAGAAACCTTTTCGAGAAAACTGTAATCGAAGATGTTACCGGAATGAAAGTCGCCATCTCTCCCAGCGACTGCGTGATGAAATACACAATACTACCCATGAACAGGTAAGCGATCAGCGATCCAACGGGACCCGCATTCGAAAGCGGAGTAGCAATACCAACAAACAACCCAGTACCAATCGTTCCTCCCAGCGCGATCATACCAATATGCCTCTGCTTCAACGCTCTTTTCACCCGCGTATCGTGATACCCAGCTTCCtctgcatcttcttcctccaGCCCATCGCACACATTTGTAACTGTACGCAACGTCACTTGCTGGGTCACCGGATCCAATGGATGTAACTCATACCCATACTTGTCTTGCTCAGTCTTCCCCACAGGCGAAATCGTCGGGGAATCGTCCTTCTCGTGCGCTTTTGACTTCCACATGTGTCTATCGATCTCTAAAGATCTACAAAACTCTATCAAAACTAAAAGATCTATCTAAAAGCTACAAGAGTCCTACTATCAAGTCTACAAAAAAACTCTATCCATTGATTGACTGACTTACCATCAGtatagtgaaaaaaaaaaaaattgttaAAATGACGATTTCTCgaagaatttcatcttGCAGCTTAAAAAGAAAACTAAACCGAAAAAGAAGCCGTCGAAGGCGTCTCGAGAAGCAACAGATAAGGCATCGTGGGTAGTCTAATTAATGCGAGTTCATAAAATGCGTTGGCTGTACGGCACTGCCTCAACCCTATGGGCAGCTTGTTGCGAGACGCCGCACGGAAAAACGTTTTTCCGGAAGGAACGCAGTTTTTCCGCAATGAAGAGAAACTTTTCATAGTGAGAGTAAGGAGAAGGAGCAGGAGAGATGGTAGCCCAAACTGCCCGAGCGGAGTTGATACCAGACGGACGGTGAGGTTAGTGTGAGGTCTGCTTCTGGGCAATTGCGTTTTTGGTATCagcatttttcatttttttcagataACGAAATGTACAACGGCTGTTCATCGGATGGGTATATAGGTTGTGGAGAAATTGCCTGGCAGTGGACTCAAGAGTAGGTTTTAGGAGGCCCAGAGATGTGGAATGCGAAACAGGACGTCAGTGAAGAGGGATATGAGCTGGGGAATTTTTCTGGGATGAACGATGAGGATTCGTCATCGGGACAGGCAGGTGCAATCAATCATAGAAAAAAATCTGTAGTTTCGAAAACAACTGCTGTAGATGAAAGTTTGCCTGGGTTGAGTTCGAGTGATCTTGAGAGCTCTGATGATTTTGTGAAGGAAGGGCAGGTGCACGAAGCGGAGGTGAAAAGAGCGTTGAAGCAGAGACACATTGGTATGATCGCGCTGGGAGGAACGATTGGTACTGGGTTGTTTATTGGTATTTCTACTCCGCTGTCGAATGCGGGTCCCGTTGGTGGATTAATTGCTTATTTGTTTATGGCAACACTTGTGTACTCTGTGGTGCAGTCATTGGGTGAGATGGCGACTTTCATTCCAGTGACTTCTGCATTTACGGTGTTTTCTAGTAGGTTTTTGTCTCCTGCGTTTGGCGCGGCTAGTGGTTACATGTACTGGTTCTCGTGGGCAATCACATTTGCATTGGAACTCTCTGTTGTGGGTCAAATTATCGAATTTTGGACCACTGCTGTGCCAATGGCCGCTTGGATTACTATCTTTTGGGTACTTCTGACCGTATCGAATTTGTTTCCGGTGAAATACTATGGTGAGTTTGAATTTTGGATCGCTTTCATCAAGGTGATTGCTCTCGTTGGGTTTATTATCTACTGTTTGTGCATGGTATGTGGTGCAGGTATTACAGGACCGGTTGGATTTCGTTACTGGAGGAATCCTGGTGCCTGGGGACCAGGAATTATCTCCAAAGACAAAAATGAAGGTAGGTTCTTAGGTTGGGTGTCTTCGCTAATTAATGCTGCGTTCACTTACCAAGGTACTGAGTTGGTCGGTATCACAGCTGGTGAGGCTGCTAACCCAAGAAAATCTGTGCCAAGAGccatcaagaaagttgtTTTCCGTATTTTAGTGTTTTACTATCCTATCGCTGTTTTTATCGGTTTACTGGTACCATATAATGATCCAAAATTGAACAGCTCGGATTCGTACGTTTCGTCCTCACCTTTCATCAttgccattgaaaactCAGGTACCAAAGTGCTCCCTCACATTTTTAATGCCGTGGTGCTAACTACTATCATCTCAGCTGGTAACTCCAACGTTTACGTCGGTTCTCGTATCATGTATGGTCTGGCAAAAATCAAGCTGGCGCCTAGTTTCTTCGGTAGAACCAATGCGGCTGGTGTCCCATATTTTGCAGTCTTCTTTACATCTGCTTTCGGTGCTTTGGCTTACATGGAACTTTCTACCGGTGGTGCGTCTGCGTTCAATTGGCTGTTGAACATCACCGGTGTGGCCGGTTTCTTCACATGGGTTTTAATCTCAGCATGTCACATCAGATTCATGCAAGCTCTGAAATATCGTGGTATTTCTCGTGACGATCTTCCTTTCAAGGCAAAATTCATGCCATGGTTGGCATACTATGCATTATTTTTCATGGTTGTAATCATTTTAATCCAAGGTTTTACCGCTTTCGCACCTACCTTTAGTGGTGTGGACTTTGCTGCCGCCTACGTTTCGgtcttcctcttcattgCTATTTGGCTTGGTGCCCAGATCTGGTTCAGATGCAGAATTTTCCATAGGCTAGACGAAGTCGATATCGACACAGACAGAAGAGACATCGAGGCCGTTGTTTGGGACGACGAGCCTCCAAAAACCCTTTGGGACAAGTTTTGGAACATTGTTGCTTGATCAGCGACGTTCAGAAAATGTCTTTTGCATTTACTCATCCGCTAAGATTCGCGGAATCAGTGTTCAATATAGATAATTTATTTAATAATCGTGATATTAGTATTTCTAAATCGTACCACACCAGGTGAAAAGGGGCTTCTGACAGCCATTCCCTTATGATAAATCAGTACAAGCTGATCCCAGGTCAACAAACACTACAATTGATTGACTTATCTTTAGTTCtttattttctttgaacgCTTTCAGCCATCCGAGCGCTCctaaaattttgaaattcaagaaagtatcAGAAAATAGATGTAGATCACACCACAAACACCTTAAACAAAAcagttgaaatcaaattttaGGCGTTTGCAGCTAAGGTAACACGACAACAGGtaagcttcttcattggaGCCTCCCGTTTTGCTCATTATTACTTCACCTAGCTCAATAATCTTTGCAGATGCTCAAGGGTTCTCACTCTAAGGGCAGCCAAGGCAATGGGAGCGATTCTAGGGACTCAAACACTGGTTCAGGACTCCTGAGCAATCTGAAAAGATTTGCAGGTTCTTCAGGTAGCCAGAGTGGGTCACAACGAATTGAAACTTCCGACATATCATCCCCAAGGAAGGTTAGCGTACCGAGTAGGGTTTCCAATGCCAATGATTTAAGGCCGCTTAACAAGAAATCGACTATGAACACTCAGAACTTATCACACTACATGAATGGGAAATCCTCAGCTGAGTCGTTGAGTTCAAACCATTCGAGATCGCCGTCAGTGCAATCTAGTACTAAGTATACATACTCGAGAAGATCATCATCGCACCTATCAACTCCCGGCGTAAACTCCACATTAACCAGGGAACCAACTAATCAAAGTCTATCATCATCTAGCGTGCTTTCTCAGGATTCATTTTCCAACCTCGCCATATTCATGACTCCAGATGGTAAAATTAAACTAGATATGCCATCTAGTCATGAAGTCGAGAATCTTTTTGAGGATATGATGTACAAGAGgaatattcttcaaaatctgtcCCCTGATAAACAAAAGGAACTTATGGATTATGATGTAGATAAAAAATGGTTGATTGTGAAACAAGATCTGCAAAACGATTTTAAAAAGTTACTAGCCAAAGGAGTACCAGCTGCACATGCAGCGATAAGTTCATCGAACAGCGACTCCTTGCCGTCTTCATTAAAAGTTTCATCGCCAAGATCATCCATGACCTACGAATCCATCCAACAGGCCATAAAATTTAATAAAACGAATAATGGCTCTTCAAGCGGACCCGCATCCAATAATAAGAGTAAGCTTCAACAGCTTTCTGATAAGAACTCTAGTACTTCAACTTTGACGACTGAGAAGATAAACCGTCCACCGATACATTATGTTAAGCGGATTATAGCAGACAAGTTAACAGGCAATGAAATGAATGATCTATGGGTAACGCTGAGAACTGAACAGCTGGACTGGGTGGATGGTTTCTTGGAACATCAAGGTCACATCGCTATGGCAAATGTGCTAACAACGTCGATATACAAAACAGATCCTGAAACTCCACTAAGTTACGATCTTTTAGAAAAGGAACATGCTTTCTTCAGATGTTTTAGAGTGCTATCTGTTTTAACCCAAGGCCTTTACGAACTATCAAGACATAATATCATGGCAGAAACAGTGGCGAATGGACTGTTTTCTGTGCGGCTTGCCACTAGGAAAATGGCAACAGAGATTTTTGTTTGCAtgttggagaagaagaataaggTAAGATTTGAGGCAGTCTTGAACGCCTTGGataaaaaattcaaaattggTGAGAACTTGCATATGCTGCATTACATGAAGAATTCGCCTCAACACTTCAGCCATTTCACTCGTGACAGTCAGTTCAAAATCGTGCAATCATGGCTTTTCGCCGTGGAGCAATCACTAGAGGGCAGAGGCAAAATGGGATCACTAGTGGGTGCTTCAGAAGACTTTAAAGCATCTGGAGGCGAAAATGCCATTCTAGAGTACTCTCAATGGACAATGgttttcatcaatcattTCTGTAACGGAACTGATGTTATCAACCAGAGGATTCTGTTACGAACTAGACTCGAGAATGCTGGTGGATTGAGAATCATGAATCAGTTCAAGCTTTTAGACTATGACAAGGTTATGGAGCTTGTTGAGGCGtatgaaaatttgaagctcGACGATCTGAATTCTGTTCTAGAGACAGGTGCTCATGCGTCAGACATTGACATGAACGATTCTGCATCGTTGCTAAAGAAGCTCTTCGACTATTGTAAAGGCAcagaaagtgaaaaattgctCAATTCTCTGGTGAAACACTTGTTCCTCTCTACCTCGCGCTTGATGGAAGATAACCAGGACCCGACGAAGCTGTCAAAGCAGTTAAGATTGATGGACTCCCTGGTGACAAATGTCAGTGTCTCGGCTGTTGATGAATCTTCAAGTATTAACATGGCGATCCAACGCCTTTACGACTCTATGCAGACTGATGAAGTTGCCCGCAGAGCCATTTTAGAGAGTAGGACGCTGACTAAAAAGCTAGAAGAAGCTCAAGCTGAAAGAGACTTCTTGAGTCAGAAATTAAGCAAGACCGGAAATGGTCTGGTTGGTCaacttgagaaagaagtGCAGCAGAGAGACGACATTTTAGAGAAAAATCAGAGAGTTACACTACAACTACAAGACGAATTAgaagagctgaagaaaaagcatcttttggaaaagCATGAACACGAAGTGGAACTGCGCAAAATGTTGACGATCTTGAATTCGAGGCCTGAAGGCGATTTGAGTAGAAAAGGTTCGGTGCACAGTAAAGCACAGCCCGGGATCCTGGATCCAGATAAAAAGTCTACAATCCAACAGGCTTTACAAGATGGCTTGTTGAAGACCAAAAAAGACTTGAGCGTCGACTCAAAGAGATTTGGTATTACAGTGCAGCCTAACAAGAGGCTCAAAATGCTACGTTTGCAAATGGAAGACATTGAACAGGAAGCGCGGGAACTGGAGATGACTAATTTTGCAGATCATAATAAAGCTGTTTTGCAGGCACCtgtcaaagttgaaagctCCAATTATGTAaggaaagaaaatgagCTGAGAGCCAAAGAGTTGAAGGCGAACAAACTCAGTGAGTTAAGAAAGGCATTAGCTGATATCCAGAAAGAATCCAATGGCGTTTCCAAGTTCAATGTCGAGGAAAGAGTAAATGAACTATTCAAACAAAAGAAACTTTCTGCCTTGGACAGATTAAACGATTTGGAGAACATGTACAAAGAATATGGCATTGATCTCAGTACACATTTTCCTATCCAGGATGAGCCACAAGAAAGTGCTGAAAGTGAGAAAAATGCTGAAGGCCCCTCAACTTTGGATCCTAGGGCTTACCAAGCaaaacttgatgaaattgatcgCATATCAAAGGAACTAATAGAAATGAAATCcgagttgaaaaatgataAGGCTTTAAGAAGGCATGAATCACCTTCAAAGCAAGATACAGACGATGACGAAATCCAAGACACAGGAAGCATGGTGAATGAAGATTTGCAGTCATCTGGTACCAGTTCATTTCTTGAGTCTCTTTCTCAGAAATATGGAACGGGAAAGAATGCTACGAACATGCTTACCAATGATATTCTCAACTCGAGCGAGAGAAAGGGACATAGCAGACAGTCGTTTATGGAGCGcatgaagaaaccaagTGGCGTACCGGCATACCTTGAAGAGCTGCCTCTCAAAGTTCCGAAAGCGCCTCCGCTTGGCGTGGCGGAGACAGAAGATAGTTCAGATAACATTGcagaagatgttgaaaaaGAATCTGCGGAGCACGATGAGCAGGAGGAAAACTCTGGAAAGCCCGATGTTGCATCTCAGAAAGTTCCTCAGGAAAGTGGCAAGGCAGGCACGCCACATCCTGTGCCACCGCCTATGCCTGATATGCTGAAGAAAGGGCCTGAAACATCAACCGCTCCACCTCCTCCACCACCTCCTCCGCCACCACCTATGTTTGCCCAAGCGAGGAACTCTGGCCCCATTCCACCTCCTCCACCTCCCCCACCTCCTTCTCTCACACCTAGTACTTCTGAGGCTGCGAAGCTGTCGCCTCcacctccaccaccaccatTACTGGGTCAAAAAATGGCTTATAGAACAGCTGTACCGTCGCCTTTGCTGCCACAATCACCATCTCTATTTAGCAGCTACCCTCGTGCGCGTAAAAAGCTCAAGCAGCTACACTGGGAAAAACTGGACGCAACTGACAACTCTATCTGGTCATCTGGAAAAGCTGAGAAGTTTGCAGGCGATTTATATGAGAAGGGTGTATTGGAAGATTTAGAAAAAGCCTTTGCAGCAAGGGAAATAAAATCACTGGCTACAAAGAAACGGGAAGACCTAGATAAAATAACGTTTCTATCGCGTGATGTATCTCAGCAATTTGGGATCAACCTTCACATGTACTCTCAATTGtctgttgaagaactggtaacaaaaattttgaaatgtGAAAGAGACTTCATGGATACACCCAGTGTATTGGAGTTTCTATCAAAGCCAGAAATTATCGAGGTCTCAACTAACTTGGCAAGAAACTATTCTCCTTATTCTACTGATTGGGATGGTGTTTCGAAAGTTGAGGATGCAAAGTCTCCAGAGAAAGACCCAGCCGAGTTGCAAAGAGCAGACCAATTGTATCTGCAATTGATTTACAATCTTCAACCGTATTGGGGTTCTCGTATGAGAGCTTTAAGAGTCATTACTTCCTATGAGCGCGAGTATTCAGAGTTAGTAACTAAGTTGAGAAAAGTCGACAAAGCCGTTGCTGTTATCCAAAAGTCTACCAACCTGAGAAACGTTTTCAATGTTATTTTGGCAGTTGGTAACTATATGAATGATTCTGCTAAGCAAGCTCAGGGTTTTAAACTTTCCACCTTACAAAGACTAACATTTATTAAAGATGCCAACAATAGTATGACATTTTTGAATTATGTGGAAAAAATCGTCAGAGATAACTATCCATCTTTCAACGACTTCCTTGAAGACCTACAGCCTGTCCTGGATGTAGTAAAAATTTCAATCGAACAGCTTATTTCTGATTGTAAAGAATTCAGCCAATCAATTACCAATGTGGAGAGATCAATCGACATAGGtaatttgaatgattcTTCTAAATTCCACCCTCTAGATAAGGTTTTGGTAAAAGTTCTACCGGTTTTGCCTGAAGCTAGTAAAAGAGTTGAATTactggatgaagaagttaaacTATCAATCATGGAGTTCGAAAGCCTGATGCAGAGATATGGTGAAGACT
The window above is part of the Torulaspora delbrueckii CBS 1146 chromosome 3, complete genome genome. Proteins encoded here:
- the TDEL0C06180 gene encoding amino acid permease (similar to Saccharomyces cerevisiae ALP1 (YNL270C) and CAN1 (YEL063C); ancestral locus Anc_1.83), whose product is MWNAKQDVSEEGYELGNFSGMNDEDSSSGQAGAINHRKKSVVSKTTAVDESLPGLSSSDLESSDDFVKEGQVHEAEVKRALKQRHIGMIALGGTIGTGLFIGISTPLSNAGPVGGLIAYLFMATLVYSVVQSLGEMATFIPVTSAFTVFSSRFLSPAFGAASGYMYWFSWAITFALELSVVGQIIEFWTTAVPMAAWITIFWVLLTVSNLFPVKYYGEFEFWIAFIKVIALVGFIIYCLCMVCGAGITGPVGFRYWRNPGAWGPGIISKDKNEGRFLGWVSSLINAAFTYQGTELVGITAGEAANPRKSVPRAIKKVVFRILVFYYPIAVFIGLLVPYNDPKLNSSDSYVSSSPFIIAIENSGTKVLPHIFNAVVLTTIISAGNSNVYVGSRIMYGLAKIKLAPSFFGRTNAAGVPYFAVFFTSAFGALAYMELSTGGASAFNWLLNITGVAGFFTWVLISACHIRFMQALKYRGISRDDLPFKAKFMPWLAYYALFFMVVIILIQGFTAFAPTFSGVDFAAAYVSVFLFIAIWLGAQIWFRCRIFHRLDEVDIDTDRRDIEAVVWDDEPPKTLWDKFWNIVA
- the LYP1 gene encoding lysine permease (similar to Saccharomyces cerevisiae LYP1 (YNL268W); ancestral locus Anc_1.84), which gives rise to MWKSKAHEKDDSPTISPVGKTEQDKYGYELHPLDPVTQQVTLRTVTNVCDGLEEEDAEEAGYHDTRVKRALKQRHIGMIALGGTIGTGLFVGIATPLSNAGPVGSLIAYLFMGSIVYFITQSLGEMATFIPVTSSITVFSKRFLSPAFGVANGYMYWFNWAITYAVEISVIGQVIQFWTSAVPLAAWIAIFWVFVSLLNFFPVKVYGEIEFWVASIKVIAIVGYLIYALVIVCGGSSQGPIGFRYWRNPGPWGPGIISDDKNEGRFLGWVSSLINAAFTYQGTELVGITAGEAANPRKSVPRAINKVVFRIVIFYIMSLFFVGMLVPFNDPRLASNVAVIASSPFVISIQNAGTRVLPHIFNAVVMLTIISAANSNVYVGSRVLYALSQTGNAPKQFGYVTRHGVPYLGVIATSLLGLLAFLVVNNNANTAFNWLINISTLAGLCAWLFISLSHIRFMQALKFRGISRDDLPFKAKLMPWGAYYAAFFVTVIIFIQGFEAFSPKFDVSGFFTAYISLIILVVLLIGCQLYYRCRFLWKLEDIDIDTDRREIECIIWEEEEPQNLWEKFWSIMA
- the BNI1 gene encoding formin BNI1 (similar to Saccharomyces cerevisiae BNI1 (YNL271C); ancestral locus Anc_1.82), translating into MLKGSHSKGSQGNGSDSRDSNTGSGLLSNLKRFAGSSGSQSGSQRIETSDISSPRKVSVPSRVSNANDLRPLNKKSTMNTQNLSHYMNGKSSAESLSSNHSRSPSVQSSTKYTYSRRSSSHLSTPGVNSTLTREPTNQSLSSSSVLSQDSFSNLAIFMTPDGKIKLDMPSSHEVENLFEDMMYKRNILQNLSPDKQKELMDYDVDKKWLIVKQDLQNDFKKLLAKGVPAAHAAISSSNSDSLPSSLKVSSPRSSMTYESIQQAIKFNKTNNGSSSGPASNNKSKLQQLSDKNSSTSTLTTEKINRPPIHYVKRIIADKLTGNEMNDLWVTLRTEQLDWVDGFLEHQGHIAMANVLTTSIYKTDPETPLSYDLLEKEHAFFRCFRVLSVLTQGLYELSRHNIMAETVANGLFSVRLATRKMATEIFVCMLEKKNKVRFEAVLNALDKKFKIGENLHMLHYMKNSPQHFSHFTRDSQFKIVQSWLFAVEQSLEGRGKMGSLVGASEDFKASGGENAILEYSQWTMVFINHFCNGTDVINQRILLRTRLENAGGLRIMNQFKLLDYDKVMELVEAYENLKLDDLNSVLETGAHASDIDMNDSASLLKKLFDYCKGTESEKLLNSLVKHLFLSTSRLMEDNQDPTKLSKQLRLMDSLVTNVSVSAVDESSSINMAIQRLYDSMQTDEVARRAILESRTLTKKLEEAQAERDFLSQKLSKTGNGLVGQLEKEVQQRDDILEKNQRVTLQLQDELEELKKKHLLEKHEHEVELRKMLTILNSRPEGDLSRKGSVHSKAQPGILDPDKKSTIQQALQDGLLKTKKDLSVDSKRFGITVQPNKRLKMLRLQMEDIEQEARELEMTNFADHNKAVLQAPVKVESSNYVRKENELRAKELKANKLSELRKALADIQKESNGVSKFNVEERVNELFKQKKLSALDRLNDLENMYKEYGIDLSTHFPIQDEPQESAESEKNAEGPSTLDPRAYQAKLDEIDRISKELIEMKSELKNDKALRRHESPSKQDTDDDEIQDTGSMVNEDLQSSGTSSFLESLSQKYGTGKNATNMLTNDILNSSERKGHSRQSFMERMKKPSGVPAYLEELPLKVPKAPPLGVAETEDSSDNIAEDVEKESAEHDEQEENSGKPDVASQKVPQESGKAGTPHPVPPPMPDMLKKGPETSTAPPPPPPPPPPPMFAQARNSGPIPPPPPPPPPSLTPSTSEAAKLSPPPPPPPLLGQKMAYRTAVPSPLLPQSPSLFSSYPRARKKLKQLHWEKLDATDNSIWSSGKAEKFAGDLYEKGVLEDLEKAFAAREIKSLATKKREDLDKITFLSRDVSQQFGINLHMYSQLSVEELVTKILKCERDFMDTPSVLEFLSKPEIIEVSTNLARNYSPYSTDWDGVSKVEDAKSPEKDPAELQRADQLYLQLIYNLQPYWGSRMRALRVITSYEREYSELVTKLRKVDKAVAVIQKSTNLRNVFNVILAVGNYMNDSAKQAQGFKLSTLQRLTFIKDANNSMTFLNYVEKIVRDNYPSFNDFLEDLQPVLDVVKISIEQLISDCKEFSQSITNVERSIDIGNLNDSSKFHPLDKVLVKVLPVLPEASKRVELLDEEVKLSIMEFESLMQRYGEDSADKFAKNSFFKKFADFINEYKRAQAQNLKAEEEERLYQTHKKMVEEQQKRAEEKERSENATEEDASEENEDRRAMMDKLLEQLKNAGPVKADPLSARKRAMIRKKMLNDSEAVSDVLDSIQQEDDSMIYSPEKQEGITNPTGDSSQSPSKGAANNQQDEEEITDRAKALLMGLRGGESPSKRNNVLNGHKEKLRARRRKTNTDMSPEGSFLFNEEVRGTISSADTDYSNEQQSNSEANTLTKSIRSTLTEENDDPE